From the Lathyrus oleraceus cultivar Zhongwan6 chromosome 4, CAAS_Psat_ZW6_1.0, whole genome shotgun sequence genome, one window contains:
- the LOC127137962 gene encoding uncharacterized protein LOC127137962 — translation MPSYAKFLKEILSNKKKIKDNKTVTLTAECSTIIQNNMPLKLKDLGSFYIPCVIGKFVIDKALCDLGASISLMPLSICKRLKMEELRPNRMSVQLADRSVKFLVGMLENVPVRIGQFYIPTDFIIMDIKEDSNIPIILGRPFLATAATIIDVKKGKLTFKVSEEKVEFSLT, via the coding sequence ATGCCCTCATACGCTAAGTTTCTTAAGGAGatcttatctaacaagaagaagatTAAGGATAACAAAAccgttacacttactgctgagtgtagcaCTATAATTCAAAACAATATGCCTCTTAAGCTAAAAGACCTAGGGAGTTTCTACATACCCTGTGTAATCGGAAagtttgtcatagacaaagcactatgcgacttaggagccagTATTAGCTTAATGCCCTTATCCATATGCAAAAGGCTTAAAATGGAAGAGTTGAGACCAAATAGGATGTCTGTACAACTTGCAGATCGTTCTGTTAAATTTCTTGTAGGTATGCTAGAAAATgttccagtgcgcataggtcaattctatATTCCCACTGatttcataatcatggacataAAGGAGGATTCCAATATccctatcatattaggaagaccattcttagctACTGCCGCAACTATTATAGATGTAAAGAAAGGAAAGCTAACCTTTAAAGTCAGCGAGGAAAAAGTCGAATTTAGTTTGACGTAA